One Chryseobacterium sp. StRB126 genomic region harbors:
- a CDS encoding YjjG family noncanonical pyrimidine nucleotidase: MKMQHVFFDLDNTLWDHRRNAYLTIKELFEKQEINSKYNIDFEEFHAVYHDINEELWEKIRDGMIGKEYLREHRFYDSFMHFGVNNKELSLYFEENFLDNIVSYNELVEGAEDILEYLKSKNYTLHIISNGFQEVTERKCTLSGIAPYFETITSADAVGVRKPNPKIFEYSLGLSEAKKEESIMIGDDWIADAIGGRDFGMDTIFFDVYKEDKQETGFKSITHLQQIKEYL; encoded by the coding sequence ATGAAAATGCAGCACGTTTTTTTTGACCTGGACAATACGCTCTGGGATCATCGCAGAAATGCCTATTTAACGATCAAAGAACTTTTCGAAAAGCAGGAAATCAATTCGAAGTATAATATCGACTTTGAAGAGTTTCATGCGGTTTACCATGATATCAATGAAGAATTATGGGAAAAAATCAGAGATGGAATGATAGGCAAAGAGTATTTGAGAGAACACCGTTTTTATGACTCCTTCATGCATTTTGGAGTAAACAATAAAGAACTTTCCCTTTATTTTGAAGAGAACTTTCTGGATAATATTGTAAGTTATAATGAATTGGTGGAAGGGGCTGAAGATATCCTTGAATATCTGAAATCGAAGAATTATACACTTCATATTATTTCCAACGGCTTTCAGGAAGTAACAGAAAGAAAATGTACCCTATCCGGAATTGCACCTTATTTTGAAACCATTACCAGTGCGGATGCGGTAGGTGTAAGGAAGCCAAATCCTAAAATTTTTGAATATTCCCTTGGACTTTCTGAAGCAAAGAAAGAAGAAAGCATCATGATTGGTGATGACTGGATTGCTGATGCTATAGGAGGAAGAGATTTCGGTATGGATACCATCTTTTTTGATGTATACAAAGAAGATAAACAAGAAACCGGATTCAAGTCTATTACCCATCTTCAACAGATTAAAGAATACTTATAA
- a CDS encoding sensor histidine kinase: MKVSLKYYTIKYLIMILLLIIAVWAGLFYAYILDEVHDNVDDGLKDRKIQIIKAVYLNPQLLKNNDFGFNEFKIMPITAAEYKNKSRLYNKMYYMEYDDKDQPYRVLEADFIDQYKNHQRLVIRTSTVEEDELIYDLTTALIVLYILLVISIVAVNSYLLNKAMRPFYQILDKLKKYQFGIPFSQAEQNYSIKEFEELNVEINEMIDRNELVFYQQKQFIENASHELQTPLAIVINKIDLLIQNDNLDKKNLTFLTEVKNDLRRMVGLNKSLLVLSKIENSQFNAISEVDFNAMVNKLVENYEDFIAFKNVEVNIIEKGIFKADFNQDLADILLSNLLKNAVKYNNEEGTLNIFIENNRIIFQNSGMQAPLDKSRIFNRFYKQSSDHTSTGLGLSIIKTIIKQYPGWDITYEFEDQMHYFILTKNKIS; encoded by the coding sequence ATGAAGGTTTCATTAAAATATTATACGATAAAATACCTTATCATGATCCTGCTGCTGATTATAGCAGTCTGGGCAGGGCTGTTTTATGCCTATATTCTGGATGAAGTGCATGATAATGTAGATGATGGGTTGAAAGATAGAAAAATACAGATTATCAAAGCCGTGTATCTTAATCCGCAGCTGTTGAAGAATAATGATTTTGGATTCAATGAATTTAAGATTATGCCGATAACTGCTGCAGAATACAAGAACAAAAGCAGACTCTATAATAAGATGTATTATATGGAGTATGATGATAAAGACCAGCCTTATCGTGTATTGGAGGCCGATTTTATCGATCAGTATAAAAACCATCAGAGGCTTGTCATCAGAACATCAACGGTAGAAGAAGATGAGCTTATCTATGACCTTACAACAGCTTTAATTGTTCTTTATATTCTTTTGGTGATAAGTATTGTTGCTGTTAACAGTTATCTACTGAATAAAGCAATGCGGCCCTTCTACCAGATTCTTGATAAGCTGAAGAAATACCAGTTTGGGATTCCTTTTTCTCAGGCAGAACAGAATTATTCCATCAAAGAATTTGAGGAACTGAATGTGGAAATCAATGAGATGATCGACCGTAATGAACTTGTTTTCTACCAGCAGAAACAGTTTATAGAAAATGCTTCTCATGAGCTTCAGACACCACTCGCAATTGTTATTAATAAAATAGATCTTCTGATTCAGAATGATAATCTTGATAAAAAGAATCTGACCTTTCTCACGGAAGTTAAAAACGATCTGAGAAGAATGGTAGGATTGAATAAATCTCTGTTAGTGCTTTCCAAGATTGAAAACAGTCAGTTTAATGCAATATCAGAGGTTGATTTTAATGCGATGGTGAATAAACTTGTAGAGAATTATGAGGACTTTATCGCCTTTAAAAATGTAGAGGTTAATATTATTGAGAAGGGAATATTTAAAGCAGACTTTAATCAGGATCTTGCTGATATTTTATTGTCTAACTTGCTTAAAAATGCTGTTAAATATAATAACGAGGAAGGAACTTTAAATATTTTTATTGAGAACAACAGAATTATCTTTCAAAATAGTGGAATGCAGGCTCCGTTAGATAAATCCAGGATTTTTAACCGTTTTTATAAACAGAGCTCCGACCACACTTCTACAGGTTTAGGATTATCCATTATTAAAACAATCATCAAACAATATCCGGGTTGGGATATTACCTATGAGTTTGAAGATCAAATGCACTACTTCATCCTTACAAAAAATAAAATATCATAA
- the xerD gene encoding site-specific tyrosine recombinase XerD yields MTWDEKIKDFEIFLRFERNFSDNTLDAYVRDIKKLKDYAEEDLANVGPDSIGYENLQEYIFNLSKQKFSERSQARWISSIKAFFKFLLEDEYREDNPAALLEGPKLGLYLPDTLSLTDINKIIAAIEVNTDLGKRNQCIIEVLYGCGLRVSELIDLKISNINFKEQYIKVHGKGNKTRFVPLADYTAELLESYIKEVRSKGKINKKYEDTLFLNSRGTSMSRVIVFLIIKELTDKAGVNKKISPHTFRHSFATHLLQNGADLRYIQEMLGHSSITTTEIYTHLKTEELRDVILSYHPRNINITQGS; encoded by the coding sequence ATGACTTGGGATGAAAAGATCAAAGATTTTGAAATATTTCTTCGCTTCGAAAGAAATTTTTCAGACAACACGCTCGACGCCTATGTTCGGGACATTAAGAAACTAAAAGATTACGCAGAAGAAGATCTGGCAAACGTCGGTCCAGATTCTATCGGTTACGAAAACCTGCAGGAATACATTTTCAATCTTTCTAAACAGAAATTCAGTGAGAGATCACAGGCTAGGTGGATATCTTCCATTAAAGCTTTCTTCAAATTTCTATTGGAAGATGAATATCGTGAAGACAACCCTGCAGCGTTACTTGAAGGTCCTAAACTGGGACTATATCTGCCGGACACGTTAAGCCTGACAGATATTAATAAAATTATTGCTGCCATTGAGGTCAATACAGATCTCGGAAAAAGAAACCAATGTATCATAGAGGTACTTTATGGTTGCGGACTCCGTGTATCTGAACTGATTGATCTGAAGATCTCCAATATCAACTTCAAAGAGCAATATATTAAGGTACACGGAAAGGGAAATAAAACTCGTTTTGTGCCTTTAGCTGATTATACGGCTGAATTACTGGAAAGTTACATCAAAGAGGTACGCTCTAAAGGAAAAATCAATAAGAAATATGAGGATACGCTGTTTTTAAACAGTCGTGGTACTTCTATGTCAAGAGTTATTGTATTTCTTATTATTAAAGAACTTACAGATAAAGCAGGAGTTAATAAGAAAATTTCCCCACACACCTTCAGACACTCTTTTGCAACACATTTGCTGCAGAATGGAGCTGATCTCCGTTATATTCAGGAAATGTTGGGCCATTCCAGCATTACTACAACAGAGATCTACACTCACCTCAAGACAGAAGAGCTAAGGGATGTTATCTTAAGCTATCACCCGAGAAATATTAATATTACTCAGGGAAGCTAA
- a CDS encoding response regulator transcription factor: MKILIVEDEPDLRDTVQKFLEAEHFIVEYAEDYRAGLEKIISYEYDCILLDIMLPDGNGIDLLREIKKMHKKDPVIILSAKDSVDDKVTGLEIGADDYLAKPFHLAELMARIRSVIRRKNQDGENIIRYKNISIDPENRNVKIGNEDLVLNRKEYDLLYYFVIHPEKTLQKTTLAEAIWGDYIDQADSLDFIYSQIKNLRKKLKALHAEADFQAVYGIGYKFV, from the coding sequence ATGAAGATTTTAATAGTAGAAGATGAACCGGACCTAAGGGATACTGTACAGAAATTTCTGGAAGCAGAACATTTCATTGTAGAATATGCAGAAGATTACAGAGCCGGACTGGAAAAGATTATATCCTATGAATATGACTGTATTCTGTTGGATATTATGCTCCCGGACGGTAATGGAATAGATCTGTTGAGGGAGATTAAAAAAATGCATAAAAAAGACCCTGTAATTATCCTGTCTGCTAAAGATTCTGTAGATGATAAGGTAACAGGGCTGGAAATAGGAGCCGATGATTATCTGGCAAAGCCATTTCACCTTGCAGAACTGATGGCAAGAATAAGATCTGTAATAAGAAGAAAAAATCAGGATGGTGAGAATATCATCAGGTATAAAAATATCAGCATTGATCCGGAAAACAGAAATGTTAAGATAGGAAACGAAGACCTGGTGCTTAACCGAAAAGAATATGATCTTTTGTACTACTTCGTTATTCATCCGGAAAAAACTTTACAGAAAACCACTCTTGCAGAAGCCATCTGGGGAGATTATATCGATCAGGCAGACAGTCTTGATTTTATTTATTCACAAATTAAAAACCTTCGTAAAAAACTGAAAGCCCTTCATGCCGAGGCAGATTTTCAGGCTGTTTACGGAATAGGATATAAATTCGTCTGA
- a CDS encoding RNA polymerase sigma factor gives MKSKSDSLLISLYQKGDEGALSTLIHRHQRELFTFIFYKINDEDLANDIFQDTFMKIIVMLKEGRYNEEGKFILWAKRISHNLIIDHFRAKSKNIKVSETTFETDEYSIFDLIREPSENIEDQLVTNQIQEDLLRMLQFLPLNQQEVIKLRFFDGLSFKEIADHTDMSINTTLGRVRYALINLRKIMDENNIILTR, from the coding sequence ATGAAATCAAAATCGGATAGTTTACTAATTTCGCTTTACCAGAAAGGTGACGAGGGCGCATTATCAACCCTTATTCATCGCCATCAGAGAGAACTGTTTACATTCATTTTTTACAAAATTAATGATGAAGATTTAGCCAACGATATCTTTCAGGATACATTCATGAAGATCATTGTAATGCTAAAAGAAGGACGTTACAACGAAGAGGGTAAATTTATCCTTTGGGCCAAAAGAATCTCACACAACCTTATCATCGATCATTTCAGAGCAAAATCTAAGAATATCAAAGTTTCAGAGACTACTTTTGAAACGGATGAATATTCTATTTTTGATTTGATCAGAGAGCCATCTGAAAATATTGAGGATCAGCTGGTGACTAATCAGATTCAGGAAGATCTGTTGAGAATGCTGCAATTTCTTCCATTGAACCAGCAGGAAGTAATCAAATTAAGATTCTTTGATGGATTAAGCTTTAAGGAGATCGCTGATCATACTGATATGAGCATTAATACCACATTAGGCAGAGTAAGATATGCGCTAATAAACCTGAGAAAAATCATGGATGAAAATAACATAATATTAACCAGATAA
- a CDS encoding deoxycytidylate deaminase codes for MNKFDKAYLKMAQEWAKLSYCKRKQVGALIVKDRMIISDGYNGTPMGFENCCEDEGGKTHWYVLHAEANAILKLAASTQSAKGATLYLTLSPCKECSKLILQAGIARLVYINEYSDDDGISFLRNHNIEIEQISDCELKK; via the coding sequence ATGAATAAGTTTGACAAAGCTTATCTAAAAATGGCTCAGGAATGGGCAAAACTCTCCTACTGTAAGAGAAAACAGGTAGGAGCTCTTATCGTGAAAGATAGGATGATTATTTCAGATGGTTACAACGGGACTCCTATGGGATTCGAAAACTGCTGTGAAGATGAAGGAGGGAAAACGCACTGGTATGTATTGCATGCAGAAGCCAACGCTATATTAAAGCTGGCAGCTTCTACACAATCTGCTAAAGGAGCAACGTTATATTTAACATTGTCACCCTGCAAGGAATGCAGTAAGCTGATCCTACAGGCAGGTATTGCAAGACTGGTGTATATTAATGAGTATTCGGATGACGATGGAATATCGTTTTTGAGAAACCATAACATTGAAATAGAACAAATATCGGACTGTGAACTAAAAAAATAA
- a CDS encoding PepSY-like domain-containing protein, producing the protein MKNVKKITSVFILIFLLIGSLVSAQDRAINPNHLPKTAKTFLAGHFKGIPVSSAIEDREIYGVDEYKVYLNNGMKMEFDSNGNWKEVDGNHQKIPYGFIPASIKNYSSRNFPNTHIVKIEKKRWSYKTELSNGLELEFDRNGNFKKIDD; encoded by the coding sequence ATGAAAAATGTAAAGAAAATCACAAGCGTATTTATTTTAATTTTCTTATTGATCGGTAGCTTGGTTTCAGCACAGGACAGAGCGATCAATCCTAATCATTTACCTAAGACTGCTAAAACCTTTCTTGCAGGTCATTTTAAAGGCATTCCTGTATCCTCTGCCATTGAAGACAGAGAAATCTATGGTGTGGATGAATATAAAGTCTATCTGAACAATGGAATGAAAATGGAGTTCGACAGTAATGGAAACTGGAAAGAAGTAGATGGTAACCATCAGAAAATCCCTTATGGTTTTATTCCTGCCTCAATTAAGAACTATAGCAGCAGAAACTTCCCGAATACGCATATCGTTAAGATCGAAAAGAAGAGATGGTCTTATAAAACAGAGCTTTCCAACGGACTGGAACTGGAGTTCGACCGAAACGGAAATTTTAAAAAAATTGATGATTAG
- a CDS encoding LysR substrate-binding domain-containing protein produces the protein MNIQQLEYLIAVDKYKHFGKAAQACFITQPTLSAMIQKFEDELDVKVFDRTTHPIRTTDVGLQIIDQAKVIIESVNELKNKANLLNNILGGTINLGIIPTVSSFILPTEIFKFLEANPKIQMNVKEMTTDNIIKALKAGELDAGIISTPYDTADEFYQDFLFNEELMIYSSNTEANKKNSYIIPEELNVEKVWLLEEGNCLRNQFENICHLKENTLKPKNLDFLASNIQTLVHMVDKVGGISILPELALSQLSEEQKKNVFRFKKPFPYREISIIYYKPTFKQKIIDELSHSIKNSLELKLNYHESPKEFVSIKPQ, from the coding sequence ATGAATATTCAGCAACTGGAATATCTTATCGCTGTTGATAAGTATAAACATTTTGGTAAAGCAGCTCAGGCGTGCTTCATTACCCAGCCTACCTTAAGTGCCATGATACAAAAATTTGAGGATGAATTGGATGTGAAGGTTTTCGACAGAACTACACACCCGATCCGTACCACAGATGTAGGGCTTCAGATCATCGATCAGGCGAAAGTAATTATAGAATCTGTCAATGAGCTGAAAAACAAAGCTAACCTGTTGAATAACATTTTAGGAGGAACCATTAATCTGGGAATTATTCCTACAGTTTCTTCATTTATCTTACCTACGGAGATCTTCAAATTCCTTGAAGCTAATCCGAAGATACAGATGAATGTAAAGGAAATGACTACGGATAATATTATTAAAGCATTGAAAGCAGGAGAACTGGATGCGGGAATTATCTCTACACCTTATGATACCGCTGATGAGTTTTACCAGGATTTCCTTTTTAATGAAGAGCTGATGATCTACAGTTCTAATACGGAAGCAAACAAAAAGAATTCTTATATTATTCCTGAAGAGCTGAATGTAGAAAAAGTATGGTTGCTTGAAGAGGGAAACTGTTTGAGAAATCAGTTCGAAAATATCTGTCATCTGAAAGAAAATACACTGAAACCTAAGAATTTAGATTTCTTAGCTTCCAATATCCAGACTTTGGTGCACATGGTAGACAAAGTAGGGGGAATCAGTATTCTTCCGGAATTGGCATTAAGTCAGCTTTCTGAAGAGCAGAAAAAGAATGTATTCAGGTTCAAGAAGCCTTTCCCATACAGAGAGATCAGTATTATTTACTATAAGCCGACCTTTAAGCAAAAGATTATTGATGAATTATCACATTCCATCAAAAATTCTTTGGAACTTAAGTTGAATTACCACGAAAGTCCAAAAGAATTTGTAAGCATAAAGCCTCAGTAA
- the metK gene encoding methionine adenosyltransferase, with protein MSYLFTSESVSEGHPDKIADQISDALIDHFLAYDKSSKVACETLVTTGQVVLAGEVKSDAYLDVQTIAREVINGIGYTKGEYMFNGDSCGVISAIHEQSPDINQGVDRAVNDESFEAKANAQGAGDQGMMFGYATNETANYMPLALDLAHTILKELSAIRRENKEITYLRPDAKSQVTIEYSDDHKPIRIDSIVVSTQHDDFGAEEEMLNKIREDIKNILVPRVVAQQTEEIKALFNDQIKYHINPTGKFVIGGPHGDTGLTGRKIIVDTYGGKGAHGGGAFSGKDPSKVDRSAAYATRHIAKNLVAAGVADEVLVQVSYAIGVAEPCGLYINTYGTAKVDLHDGEIAKKVSAIFDLRPYAIEQNLKLRNPIYQETASYGHMGKEHYVADKTFNKGHKNELTLEGLEFFTWEKLDKVDEIKAAFGI; from the coding sequence ATGTCTTATTTATTTACATCTGAATCAGTTTCAGAAGGACATCCGGACAAAATTGCCGACCAAATTTCCGATGCATTAATCGATCATTTCTTAGCATACGATAAAAGTTCAAAAGTAGCATGTGAAACTCTTGTAACTACCGGACAGGTAGTATTGGCAGGAGAAGTTAAATCTGATGCTTACCTTGATGTTCAAACGATTGCCAGAGAAGTAATCAATGGAATTGGCTATACAAAAGGTGAATACATGTTCAATGGAGATTCTTGCGGAGTAATTTCTGCAATCCACGAACAGTCTCCTGATATTAACCAGGGTGTGGACAGAGCGGTAAATGATGAGTCATTTGAAGCTAAAGCAAACGCTCAGGGAGCTGGAGACCAGGGAATGATGTTTGGATATGCTACCAATGAGACTGCTAACTATATGCCTCTTGCTTTAGACTTAGCGCACACTATCCTTAAAGAACTTTCTGCAATCAGAAGAGAAAATAAAGAAATTACTTACTTACGTCCTGATGCAAAAAGCCAGGTAACGATTGAATATTCTGATGATCATAAGCCAATCAGAATTGATTCTATCGTAGTTTCTACTCAGCACGATGACTTCGGAGCAGAAGAAGAAATGTTGAACAAGATCCGTGAAGATATCAAGAACATTCTTGTTCCAAGAGTAGTTGCTCAGCAGACAGAGGAGATCAAAGCTTTATTTAACGATCAGATCAAATATCACATCAACCCTACAGGTAAATTTGTAATTGGTGGTCCTCACGGAGATACAGGTCTTACAGGTAGAAAAATTATCGTTGATACTTATGGAGGTAAAGGTGCTCACGGTGGTGGTGCTTTCTCTGGAAAAGACCCATCAAAAGTAGACAGAAGTGCTGCATATGCAACAAGACACATCGCTAAAAACCTTGTAGCAGCTGGTGTTGCTGATGAAGTTTTGGTACAGGTTTCTTATGCAATTGGAGTAGCTGAACCTTGTGGTTTATACATCAATACTTATGGAACGGCAAAAGTTGACCTTCACGATGGAGAAATCGCTAAAAAAGTATCTGCTATTTTTGATTTAAGACCTTACGCTATTGAGCAGAACTTAAAATTAAGAAACCCTATCTATCAGGAAACGGCTTCTTACGGACACATGGGTAAAGAGCACTATGTAGCTGATAAAACATTCAACAAAGGTCACAAGAATGAGCTTACGCTGGAAGGCCTTGAGTTCTTTACTTGGGAAAAACTAGATAAAGTAGACGAAATTAAAGCTGCTTTTGGTATTTAA
- a CDS encoding NUDIX hydrolase, which translates to MKVLKYCPSCGKETLHWDNEKKWSCPECGFTLYNNVAGAVAVVIRCGNEIYLTRRNRDPKKGKLDLAGGFVDPKESAEETCKRELFEELQLDIDISNLKYLTSLPNVYQYKEIDYNTIDLFYEYNVSEKFEVNLELSEISEAVWIPLEEFNLDEIAFDSQKRFFEDYLKK; encoded by the coding sequence ATGAAAGTATTGAAATATTGCCCGAGCTGTGGCAAAGAGACCTTACATTGGGATAATGAAAAAAAATGGAGTTGTCCTGAATGTGGTTTTACACTGTACAATAATGTAGCAGGCGCTGTGGCGGTTGTTATCAGATGTGGTAACGAAATTTATCTTACCCGAAGAAACAGGGATCCTAAAAAAGGAAAACTGGATCTGGCCGGAGGTTTTGTTGACCCTAAGGAAAGTGCAGAGGAAACCTGTAAAAGAGAGCTTTTTGAAGAGCTTCAGCTTGATATTGATATTTCTAATCTGAAATACCTTACCAGCCTTCCGAACGTTTATCAATATAAAGAAATTGATTACAATACGATTGATCTTTTTTATGAGTATAATGTTTCGGAGAAGTTTGAGGTAAATCTTGAGCTTTCAGAGATCTCTGAAGCGGTATGGATTCCTTTAGAGGAGTTCAACCTTGATGAGATTGCTTTTGATTCTCAGAAGAGATTTTTTGAGGATTATCTGAAGAAATAA
- a CDS encoding enoyl-CoA hydratase/isomerase family protein, whose translation MSYENILLKKEDKLSIITINRPESLNALNAKTIQEISAALDELNSDPSCRTIILTGSGEKSFVAGADIKEFSDFGQEKAEELAKNGQNTLFNKIENLSKPVIAAVNGFALGGGLELAMACHIRYASENARLGLPEVTLGLIPGYGGTQRLPKLVGKGIANEMIFSAKMIPAQKAKEIGLVNEVYPIEELLTKTKELANTIAHNSPMAISKAINAVNLSDTEKGFETEIKYFGELFEMEDKKEGVAAFLEKRKPNF comes from the coding sequence ATGAGTTACGAAAATATATTATTAAAAAAGGAAGATAAATTATCTATCATTACCATAAACAGACCTGAGAGTTTAAATGCATTGAATGCAAAGACAATTCAGGAGATCAGTGCAGCATTGGATGAGCTTAATTCTGACCCATCCTGCAGGACAATTATCCTTACAGGTAGTGGAGAAAAGTCCTTCGTAGCTGGAGCTGATATCAAGGAATTCAGTGACTTCGGACAGGAAAAAGCTGAGGAACTTGCAAAAAATGGACAAAATACATTGTTCAACAAAATTGAAAACCTATCCAAACCTGTCATTGCAGCTGTAAACGGTTTTGCATTAGGAGGAGGTTTAGAGCTTGCCATGGCATGCCACATCAGATATGCGTCGGAAAACGCCAGATTAGGGCTTCCTGAAGTAACACTGGGATTAATTCCAGGATACGGGGGAACTCAAAGGCTTCCAAAACTTGTCGGAAAAGGTATTGCCAATGAAATGATCTTCTCTGCCAAAATGATCCCTGCTCAAAAAGCAAAAGAGATCGGACTGGTGAATGAAGTATACCCTATTGAAGAATTATTAACCAAAACGAAAGAATTAGCGAACACTATTGCTCATAATTCACCAATGGCAATATCAAAGGCTATTAACGCCGTCAATTTATCTGACACGGAGAAAGGTTTTGAAACTGAAATTAAATATTTCGGGGAACTTTTCGAAATGGAAGATAAGAAAGAAGGAGTAGCTGCTTTCCTTGAGAAAAGAAAGCCGAACTTCTAA
- a CDS encoding PepSY-like domain-containing protein — protein MVNWSVINSNGRKASSAKIRKNIVSFMTKHHPCSVIDSIEKKYNAYKIHLMNGLCLIFDADGHHVKTN, from the coding sequence ATGGTAAACTGGAGTGTAATAAACAGTAATGGAAGAAAAGCTTCTTCCGCTAAGATTAGAAAAAATATTGTGTCTTTTATGACCAAGCATCACCCATGCAGTGTGATTGATTCTATTGAGAAAAAATATAATGCCTATAAGATTCATCTGATGAATGGGCTGTGCCTGATCTTTGATGCAGATGGACATCATGTAAAAACAAATTAA
- a CDS encoding catalase, with translation MDSKKLTLSNGAPYFEHQDSQTVGPRGPVLLQDFVLQENLAHFVRERIPERIVHAKGSGAYGTFTVTHDISQYTKAKLFSKVGNSCRMFARFSTVGGEKGSADTARDPRGFALKFYTEDGNWDLVGNNTPVFFIKDAKKFPDFIHTQKRLPRTNLKSATMMWDFWSLNPESLHQVLILMSDRGTPYGYRHMHGFGSHTFSMINDQNERVWVKFHFKTKQGVKNFTDEEAVKMAGENPDFAQEDLCNAIENGDFPKWTMYIQVMTEEQAKDFRWNPFDITKVWFHDDFPLIEVGEMELNEVPVNYFAHVEQSTFSPSSLINGISFSPDKMLQGRLFSYPDAHRYRVGVNAHQLEVNRCPFAVNNYQRDGYMADSSQYQDKPNYYPNSFDDIKPDVSYKNYEYELDSAHVANYNRNDNDSDHYTQPGLLYSKAMNAEDRNNLIQNIIGSMKGITGPKREEIINRQLCHFFRANIELGMKVASQLNINIDANMMNHSK, from the coding sequence ATGGATTCTAAAAAATTAACGTTAAGCAACGGCGCACCTTATTTTGAGCATCAGGATTCCCAGACGGTAGGACCAAGAGGCCCGGTATTGCTGCAAGACTTTGTCCTTCAGGAAAATCTTGCACACTTCGTTAGGGAAAGGATTCCTGAAAGAATTGTACACGCCAAAGGAAGTGGAGCGTACGGAACTTTTACCGTAACGCATGACATCAGCCAATACACAAAGGCTAAATTATTTTCAAAAGTGGGCAACTCCTGCAGAATGTTTGCCCGTTTTTCTACAGTGGGCGGAGAAAAAGGGAGTGCAGATACCGCAAGAGACCCAAGAGGATTTGCTTTAAAATTTTATACTGAAGATGGAAACTGGGATCTTGTAGGCAATAACACTCCGGTATTCTTCATAAAAGATGCCAAGAAATTCCCGGATTTCATTCATACCCAAAAAAGACTTCCAAGAACCAATTTGAAAAGCGCTACTATGATGTGGGATTTCTGGAGCTTAAATCCGGAATCTCTTCATCAGGTTCTTATATTAATGTCAGACAGGGGAACACCTTATGGCTACAGACATATGCATGGCTTCGGATCTCATACTTTCTCCATGATTAATGATCAAAATGAAAGAGTATGGGTGAAATTCCACTTCAAAACAAAACAGGGAGTAAAAAACTTCACTGATGAAGAGGCCGTAAAAATGGCAGGAGAAAACCCTGACTTTGCACAGGAAGATCTTTGCAACGCTATTGAAAACGGAGATTTCCCTAAATGGACCATGTACATCCAGGTGATGACAGAAGAACAGGCCAAAGATTTTAGATGGAATCCTTTTGATATAACAAAAGTATGGTTCCACGATGATTTCCCGTTGATTGAAGTAGGAGAAATGGAATTGAATGAAGTTCCTGTCAACTATTTTGCTCATGTAGAGCAATCTACCTTCTCACCAAGCAGCCTTATCAACGGAATCAGTTTTTCTCCGGACAAAATGCTACAGGGAAGATTATTCTCATATCCGGATGCACACCGATACAGAGTGGGTGTAAATGCACACCAATTGGAAGTGAACAGATGTCCTTTTGCTGTTAATAATTATCAAAGAGACGGTTATATGGCTGATTCTAGTCAATATCAGGATAAACCGAACTATTATCCTAACAGTTTTGATGATATTAAACCGGATGTTTCTTATAAAAACTATGAGTATGAATTAGATAGTGCTCATGTTGCCAATTATAACAGAAATGACAATGACAGCGATCATTATACTCAACCGGGGCTTCTTTATTCGAAAGCGATGAATGCTGAAGACAGAAATAATCTGATCCAAAATATTATAGGAAGTATGAAAGGAATTACCGGACCGAAAAGAGAGGAAATTATCAATAGACAATTATGTCACTTTTTCCGCGCAAATATTGAGCTTGGCATGAAAGTGGCTTCACAACTAAACATCAATATTGATGCAAATATGATGAATCACTCCAAATAA